In Tistrella bauzanensis, one genomic interval encodes:
- a CDS encoding nucleotidyltransferase family protein, with amino-acid sequence MPASAMVLAAGLGTRMRPLSDDRPKPLVEVAGRPLIDWTLDRLVEVGVPRIVVNTHHHAARLSAHLAGLRAELATRSGGAIELLESHEDTLLETGGGVAKALPLLGDAPFFVSNSDQILLNGPTHACEVLARAFDPERMDALLLLVPMPYALGYGGTGDFVMDQLGQLRRRHEWEVAPYLYSGLQILSPALFTDLPDGPFSLNLLFNRAIERERLYGVVHDGVYMAVGTPQAVRLADRVVRGRHDLIG; translated from the coding sequence ATGCCGGCCAGCGCCATGGTGCTGGCGGCGGGGCTCGGCACCCGCATGCGGCCGTTGAGCGATGATCGCCCCAAGCCGCTGGTCGAGGTCGCCGGCCGGCCGCTGATCGACTGGACGCTCGACCGGCTGGTCGAGGTGGGCGTGCCGCGGATCGTGGTCAACACCCATCATCACGCAGCCAGGCTGTCGGCGCATCTGGCGGGGTTGCGGGCCGAACTGGCCACGCGCTCAGGGGGTGCGATCGAACTGCTGGAAAGCCACGAGGACACGCTGCTCGAAACCGGCGGCGGTGTCGCGAAGGCGCTGCCGCTGCTGGGCGACGCGCCGTTCTTTGTGTCCAATTCCGACCAGATCCTGCTGAACGGCCCGACCCACGCCTGCGAGGTGCTGGCGCGCGCCTTCGACCCGGAACGCATGGACGCGCTGCTGCTGCTGGTGCCGATGCCCTATGCGCTGGGTTATGGCGGCACCGGCGATTTCGTCATGGACCAGCTGGGTCAGTTGCGCCGCCGCCATGAATGGGAAGTGGCGCCCTATCTCTATTCCGGCCTGCAGATCCTCAGCCCGGCGCTGTTCACCGACCTGCCCGACGGGCCGTTCTCGCTCAACCTTTTGTTCAACCGGGCGATCGAGCGTGAACGCCTGTATGGCGTGGTGCATGATGGTGTCTATATGGCCGTCGGCACGCCACAGGCGGTGCGGCTGGCCGACCGGGTGGTGCGCGGCCGCCATGACCTGATCGGCTGA
- a CDS encoding aminoglycoside phosphotransferase family protein: MTDVPPVTPPAIPVVMAAGAEPEPRDLERARFIARAGWRGAERVVLAGDASFRRYDRLRLDRQTAVLMDAPPPHEDVGPFLKVCAHLKALGLSAPTVLAADADTGFVLLEDLGDDLFRVAIDRDPTLETALYASAVDLLADLHDRPGAAALDVPVYGPDVLLTESLLLIDWYWPLALGRTATDAERQGFIAVLEPLLATVGVPQVLVLRDYHAENLLWLPGRRGTARVGVIDFQDALIGHAAYDLVSLLEDARRDVAPDLAEAMVGRYLARRRGLAGDSAAGDADGGAGHTETFRTACAVLGAQRNMKIAGIFARLHLRDGKPRYLDYQPRVWRMIEHDLLHPALHPLAEWLDEHLPWDARGRTTAVPPGPVEGDPA, from the coding sequence ATGACCGACGTCCCACCCGTCACCCCACCCGCCATCCCGGTGGTCATGGCCGCCGGCGCCGAGCCGGAACCGCGTGATCTGGAGCGGGCGCGCTTCATCGCCCGCGCCGGATGGCGCGGTGCCGAGCGGGTGGTCCTGGCCGGCGATGCCTCGTTCCGCCGCTATGACCGGCTCCGCCTCGACCGCCAGACGGCGGTGCTGATGGATGCCCCGCCCCCGCACGAGGATGTCGGGCCGTTCCTGAAGGTCTGCGCGCATCTGAAGGCGCTGGGCCTGTCGGCACCGACGGTGCTGGCCGCCGATGCCGATACCGGCTTCGTGCTGCTGGAGGATCTGGGCGACGATCTGTTCCGGGTGGCGATCGACCGCGATCCCACGCTGGAGACGGCGCTCTATGCCAGTGCCGTCGATCTGCTGGCCGATCTGCACGACCGGCCGGGCGCGGCGGCGCTTGACGTGCCGGTCTATGGCCCTGATGTGCTGCTGACCGAATCGCTGCTGCTGATCGACTGGTACTGGCCGCTGGCGCTGGGCCGCACGGCCACGGATGCCGAACGCCAGGGCTTCATCGCCGTCCTTGAACCGCTGCTGGCCACGGTCGGCGTGCCACAGGTTCTGGTGCTGCGCGATTATCATGCCGAAAACCTGCTCTGGCTGCCCGGCCGTCGCGGCACGGCGCGGGTGGGCGTGATCGATTTCCAGGATGCGTTGATCGGCCATGCGGCCTATGACCTGGTGTCGCTGCTGGAAGACGCGCGGCGCGACGTCGCTCCCGATCTGGCCGAGGCGATGGTCGGTCGCTATCTGGCGCGCCGGCGTGGCCTCGCTGGCGACAGTGCCGCCGGTGATGCCGATGGCGGCGCCGGTCATACCGAGACCTTCCGCACCGCCTGCGCGGTGCTGGGCGCCCAGCGCAACATGAAGATCGCCGGCATCTTCGCCCGCCTGCATCTGCGCGACGGCAAGCCCCGCTATCTGGACTATCAGCCCCGGGTGTGGCGGATGATCGAACACGATCTGCTGCACCCGGCTCTGCACCCTCTGGCCGAATGGCTGGACGAGCATCTGCCCTGGGACGCCCGTGGTCGCACCACGGCGGTTCCGCCCGGCCCTGTCGAAGGAGACCCCGCATGA
- the addA gene encoding double-strand break repair helicase AddA — translation MSVDQALAADPTRSVWVGASAGTGKTKVLTDRVLRLMLAGAAPERILCITFTKAAAAEMALRLSGRLARWATADAGLLTDELFALLGRRPAGTELAVARRLFARLLDAPGGMNIQTIHSLCQSLLRRFPLEAGLPPHFELMDDRDAAELIAMARERLFAEAASDPVLGAAVDRLATLFDADAFAGLMTAVIGDRHRLGRMIGGAGSVDMACAAIARAHFVDQDATPEGELAAACRSGGFDEAGLRAAAQALLASTGKDDVARGRRLAAWLAASEAERVARFEDRIGATMTAKNEPRARLMVKAAIEAAPAAFAALRVEQDRMVELEDQRRAAATVAASVALIRVGARLAALYDDLKRRRARLDFDDLILGAGRLLNTPGIAPWVLYKLDGGIMHLLLDEAQDTSPEQWTVVERLTEEFFAGDGNPHDQAGHDADGLPLARTVFAVGDPKQSIYRFQRADPEGFRRMQAFFQARVSAAERGWSVVALRQSFRSVAAVLAAVDAVFATAPASDGVVEPGQVLRHEAARIGQAGIVELWPLAVAEKRDTDDVWLVPEVREPEDDPMARVADAIAGTIRGWLDRAEMLTAAGRRLRPGDVLILVQRRNAFVGRMARALKAAGVPVAGVDRMALVDQIAVADLVALGRALLLPEDDLTLAAALKGPILGLDENALYRAAVDRADPKGARLPLIHALRRRAAGDPALAAAARLLTDLARAADRMGPYDFYADLLAARGGRTALVARLGPEAEDAIDEFLNLALAYEQTEPPSLEGFLAWVERSAVEVKRDLEQGRDEVRIMTVHGAKGLQAPVVFLPDTTRMPRPPSGPVWLDGPPPMLLVAPAAGDASDMVRDAQTVTAREDRKEYRRLLYVAMTRAADRLYVCGWHGKPEAPDESWYGLTARALAGEGDARPVDMVLPGGITGTGWRLTGEQMAAPPAIPTLATGMAVAEGPSLPAALHPDRDLPAEPVPPRPLSPSRPDDDPPPARSPLGDQGAIRFRRGRLVHRLLQVLPDLPPDARADAAARFLAAPAHGLAAGDAAALAGEVMAVLDHPDFAAIFQPGSRAEVPLGALVGSRVVSGAVDRLLVTPDRILLVDYKTDRPPPAEPERVARHYLRQMAAYRAVLQRIYPGRAIETALVWTDGPSLMRLPDTLLDRWAPAEQEAAGGGVSTQD, via the coding sequence ATGTCGGTTGACCAGGCACTGGCGGCTGATCCGACCCGGTCGGTCTGGGTGGGCGCATCGGCCGGCACCGGTAAGACCAAGGTGCTGACCGACCGGGTGCTGCGGCTGATGCTGGCCGGTGCCGCCCCCGAACGCATTCTGTGCATCACCTTCACCAAGGCGGCGGCGGCCGAAATGGCGCTGCGGTTGTCGGGACGGCTGGCGCGCTGGGCGACCGCCGATGCCGGGCTGCTGACCGACGAATTGTTCGCCCTGCTGGGCCGGCGCCCGGCCGGCACCGAGCTGGCGGTGGCCCGCCGGCTGTTCGCCCGGCTGCTGGATGCCCCCGGCGGCATGAACATCCAGACCATCCATTCGCTGTGCCAGTCGCTGCTGCGCCGGTTTCCGCTGGAAGCCGGCCTGCCGCCGCATTTCGAGCTGATGGACGACCGCGACGCCGCCGAACTGATCGCCATGGCGCGCGAGCGGCTGTTCGCCGAGGCGGCATCCGATCCGGTGCTGGGGGCGGCGGTGGACCGGCTGGCGACCCTGTTCGATGCCGATGCCTTCGCCGGGCTGATGACCGCGGTGATCGGCGACCGGCACCGGCTGGGACGGATGATCGGGGGCGCGGGGTCGGTCGATATGGCCTGTGCGGCGATCGCGCGGGCTCATTTCGTTGACCAGGACGCCACGCCTGAGGGCGAGCTTGCCGCCGCCTGCCGGTCTGGCGGCTTCGATGAGGCCGGCTTGCGGGCGGCGGCACAGGCACTGCTGGCATCGACCGGCAAGGATGACGTGGCGCGCGGCCGCAGGCTGGCCGCCTGGCTGGCGGCATCCGAGGCCGAACGGGTTGCCCGGTTCGAGGACCGGATCGGCGCCACCATGACCGCGAAGAACGAGCCCCGCGCCCGGCTGATGGTGAAGGCGGCGATCGAGGCGGCACCGGCCGCCTTCGCGGCGCTGCGCGTCGAACAGGACCGGATGGTGGAGCTTGAGGATCAGCGCCGCGCGGCGGCGACCGTCGCCGCCTCGGTGGCGCTGATCCGGGTGGGTGCCAGGCTGGCGGCGCTGTATGACGACCTGAAACGCCGCCGTGCCCGGCTGGATTTCGACGATCTGATCCTGGGGGCCGGCCGGCTGCTGAACACCCCCGGCATTGCGCCCTGGGTGCTATACAAGCTGGATGGCGGCATCATGCACCTGCTGCTCGATGAGGCGCAGGACACAAGCCCCGAACAATGGACGGTGGTCGAGCGGCTGACCGAGGAATTCTTCGCCGGCGACGGCAACCCGCATGATCAGGCGGGCCATGATGCCGATGGGCTGCCTCTGGCCCGCACCGTGTTCGCGGTGGGCGACCCCAAGCAGTCGATCTATCGCTTTCAGCGCGCCGACCCGGAAGGGTTCCGGCGGATGCAGGCATTCTTTCAGGCCCGGGTGTCGGCGGCCGAGCGCGGCTGGTCGGTGGTGGCGCTGCGCCAGTCGTTCCGATCGGTGGCGGCGGTGCTGGCGGCGGTGGATGCGGTGTTCGCGACAGCCCCCGCCAGCGATGGCGTGGTGGAGCCAGGCCAGGTGCTGCGTCATGAAGCCGCCCGGATCGGTCAGGCCGGGATCGTGGAGCTGTGGCCGCTGGCGGTGGCGGAAAAGCGCGACACCGATGATGTCTGGCTGGTGCCCGAGGTGCGCGAGCCCGAAGATGATCCGATGGCGCGGGTGGCCGATGCCATCGCCGGCACCATTCGCGGCTGGCTGGACCGGGCCGAGATGCTGACCGCCGCCGGCCGCAGGCTGCGGCCGGGCGATGTGCTGATCCTGGTTCAACGGCGCAATGCCTTTGTCGGCCGCATGGCCCGGGCGCTGAAAGCCGCCGGCGTGCCGGTGGCCGGTGTCGACCGTATGGCGCTGGTCGATCAGATCGCGGTGGCCGATCTGGTGGCGCTGGGCCGCGCCCTGCTGCTGCCGGAAGACGATCTGACGCTTGCTGCCGCGCTGAAAGGCCCGATCCTGGGGCTGGACGAGAACGCGCTGTATCGGGCGGCGGTGGATCGCGCCGATCCGAAGGGTGCCCGGCTGCCGCTGATCCACGCTCTGCGCCGGCGGGCCGCCGGTGATCCGGCCCTGGCCGCCGCCGCCCGCCTGCTGACCGATCTGGCGCGGGCCGCCGACCGTATGGGACCGTATGATTTCTATGCCGATCTGCTGGCGGCGCGGGGCGGGCGCACCGCGCTGGTTGCACGGCTGGGGCCTGAGGCCGAGGATGCGATCGACGAATTCCTGAACCTGGCGCTGGCTTACGAACAGACCGAGCCACCCAGCCTGGAAGGGTTTCTGGCCTGGGTGGAGCGTAGCGCCGTCGAGGTCAAGCGCGATCTGGAGCAGGGCCGCGACGAGGTGCGGATCATGACCGTGCACGGCGCCAAGGGCCTGCAGGCGCCGGTGGTGTTCCTGCCCGACACCACCCGCATGCCGCGGCCGCCATCGGGGCCGGTATGGCTGGACGGGCCGCCGCCGATGCTGCTGGTGGCGCCGGCGGCGGGGGATGCGTCCGACATGGTGCGGGATGCCCAGACCGTGACGGCGCGGGAGGACCGGAAGGAGTACCGCCGCCTGCTGTATGTGGCGATGACCCGTGCGGCCGACCGGTTGTATGTCTGCGGCTGGCATGGCAAGCCCGAGGCGCCCGACGAAAGCTGGTATGGCCTGACGGCGCGGGCGCTGGCCGGCGAAGGGGATGCCCGGCCTGTGGACATGGTACTACCCGGCGGCATCACCGGCACAGGCTGGCGGCTGACCGGCGAGCAGATGGCCGCACCCCCGGCCATACCAACCCTGGCGACCGGTATGGCTGTGGCCGAGGGGCCATCTTTGCCGGCGGCGCTGCATCCTGATCGCGATCTGCCGGCCGAACCGGTGCCGCCGCGGCCGCTGAGCCCGTCGCGCCCCGATGACGACCCGCCGCCGGCACGGTCGCCGCTGGGCGATCAGGGCGCCATCCGCTTCCGGCGCGGCCGGCTGGTGCACCGGCTGTTGCAGGTGCTGCCCGATCTGCCGCCTGATGCGCGCGCCGATGCCGCCGCCCGCTTCCTGGCCGCCCCCGCCCACGGGCTGGCGGCGGGCGATGCGGCGGCGCTGGCCGGCGAGGTGATGGCCGTGCTGGACCACCCGGATTTCGCGGCGATCTTTCAGCCCGGCTCGCGTGCCGAGGTGCCGCTTGGCGCCCTGGTCGGGTCGCGCGTGGTGTCGGGCGCGGTCGACCGGCTGCTGGTGACGCCCGACCGCATCCTGCTGGTCGATTACAAGACCGACCGGCCGCCGCCGGCCGAACCCGAGCGGGTCGCCCGTCATTATCTGCGCCAGATGGCCGCCTATCGTGCGGTGTTGCAGCGGATCTATCCGGGCCGCGCGATCGAGACCGCCCTGGTCTGGACCGACGGGCCGTCGCTGATGCGCCTGCCGGACACACTCCTCGATCGCTGGGCGCCGGCGGAGCAGGAGGCGGCGGGGGGCGGCGTTTCCACCCAGGATTGA
- a CDS encoding ISAs1 family transposase, translating into MSDIATPRRKSLLEHFSTIKDDRQPCKVMYPLEEVLLLVVCGTMAACDDYDDIVLWGKQHLDFLRRLQPYHFGIPCADWLRVVMNRIGPDLFSSCFLGFVAERLPEAVGQIAIDGKTSRRSHDRGRGKAALHLVSAYATTHNLVLGQRAVADKSNEINAIPLLLEELAASGALAGSLVSIDAMGCQSDIAEKIVDLGGDYLLATKDNQKTAHAEIQLYFDTAPADEIDALILHDKGHGRIETRRHLVSQRVDWMSGSRRYPDEPRFKGLKTIAMIETRIETADEIKVERRCYISSRILSAEAFAHAARAHWAIENGLHWVLDVQFKEDQSRLRRGHGATNMAMVRHLALNLIRAIPGKLSIKARRKLATWDTQYLMAALQAR; encoded by the coding sequence ATGAGCGACATCGCAACGCCGCGCCGCAAGAGCCTTCTGGAGCATTTTTCGACGATCAAGGACGATCGCCAACCGTGCAAGGTGATGTATCCGCTAGAAGAAGTGTTGCTGCTGGTTGTCTGCGGGACGATGGCTGCCTGCGATGATTACGACGACATCGTGTTGTGGGGAAAGCAGCATCTCGATTTCCTGCGTCGCCTTCAGCCCTATCATTTCGGCATTCCCTGCGCGGACTGGCTGCGCGTGGTGATGAACCGGATCGGGCCGGATCTGTTTTCGTCCTGCTTTCTGGGCTTCGTGGCCGAGCGTCTGCCTGAGGCAGTCGGTCAGATTGCCATCGACGGCAAGACCTCGCGGCGCAGCCATGATCGTGGCCGCGGCAAAGCGGCGCTGCACCTCGTCTCGGCCTATGCCACCACCCACAATCTTGTGCTGGGGCAACGTGCGGTGGCCGATAAATCAAACGAGATCAATGCCATACCCCTGCTTCTGGAGGAACTGGCCGCATCCGGAGCGCTTGCTGGCAGCCTCGTTTCCATCGACGCCATGGGCTGCCAGTCCGATATCGCTGAAAAGATCGTCGATCTTGGTGGCGACTATCTGCTGGCAACCAAGGACAACCAGAAGACCGCCCATGCCGAGATCCAGCTCTATTTCGACACCGCACCCGCCGATGAGATCGATGCGCTCATCTTGCACGACAAAGGTCACGGCCGCATCGAAACCCGCCGCCATCTGGTCTCCCAGCGGGTCGACTGGATGAGCGGCAGTCGGCGCTATCCCGACGAGCCCCGCTTCAAAGGGCTCAAAACCATCGCAATGATCGAGACACGCATCGAGACCGCCGACGAAATCAAGGTCGAGCGCCGCTGCTACATATCATCAAGGATCCTCTCCGCAGAGGCATTCGCCCATGCAGCCAGAGCACATTGGGCCATCGAGAACGGCCTCCACTGGGTGCTCGACGTTCAGTTCAAGGAGGATCAATCCCGGCTCAGACGCGGGCACGGCGCCACGAACATGGCCATGGTCCGACATCTCGCCCTCAATCTCATCCGCGCCATACCAGGTAAGCTCTCCATCAAGGCCAGGCGCAAACTTGCCACGTGGGACACACAATACCTCATGGCGGCTCTGCAAGCGCGTTAA
- the addB gene encoding double-strand break repair protein AddB, protein MSDSTMSAAGRRGRSAALACRFPSGVWRVPAGIPFLDVLARGLIDAAGGDPERLGRMTVLLPTRRAIDELARAFLVAADGRAALLPRLKPLGDVEADELMLAEAGDPGAAADILALPPAMSPLARRMRLARLIERWSARDHGQSLTLDEATRLADALARLLDEALVEDVDLARLDRLVPEALARHWQEVLAFVDIIRRFWPEILAESGAIDAIDRRNRLLRAEAARLAAEPPADPVIIAGSTGSQAATRALIRAVAGLPQGAVVLPALDETPDADTLVAIRQDPTHPQNALTRLVDELGLTAAAIPVWPAVTRDQIRAGRDRRILLAEAFRPAETTDRWANLSVVGPTSLDGLDRLDAADPRAEATAIAVAMRAVLQTPEQTAILVTPDRRLARRVTGELRRWGLNLDDSAGRPLMASGPAVFLDLIARAAAERLAPVPLLALVKHPLAAGGLPPGQFRAGGRLLERTLLRGPRPAPGMAGLRAALDGALADTGARDHGRIQAVAATLGPWIERLDERIGDFAAMMTDGEAGFDELLDAHVAAAEALAETGAADLAATAAAATTATIADDITPALAQTGAERLWRGEAGEALMQALAELRDEAGILGAIPVSRYPALLSALLSDRTLRPRWRSHPRLQVLGPLEARLLSADLVILGGANEGGWPRDPGPDPWLSPAMRRQAGFPPAERRTGLAAHDMWSQLAAPRVLVTRSAKVDGTPTVPSRWLLRLDAVIAGAGLTRADSAARAALPYAGWARSLDVVAPAVRPGPPAPCPPVDRRPRRLSVTQIETLMRDPYAVYARHVLGLEALDPVDADPGAAERGRFIHAVLDRFVREVSRAPAPMPVDAEARLLNLGRAVTADLRLPPAVIAFWWPRFERIARWFVGVERARRTGLAASHTEIRGSVVLDAPGGPFRLTAVADRIDRFADGSFAILDYKTGSPPSGRDIQRGIAPQLPLEALILDRGGFDGIPAATVSELAFWRLSGRRPAGAEIQVLKPGQTADALIAEHGAGFQRLIATFDRPDHPYMARPRAWAAPRYSDYVHLARVKEWQAGDDSGEEG, encoded by the coding sequence ATGAGCGACAGCACGATGTCGGCCGCCGGCCGCCGGGGCCGCAGCGCTGCCCTTGCCTGCCGGTTTCCATCCGGGGTGTGGCGGGTGCCGGCGGGCATTCCGTTTCTGGATGTGCTGGCTCGCGGGCTGATCGATGCCGCCGGCGGCGATCCTGAGCGGCTGGGCCGGATGACCGTGCTGCTGCCCACGCGCCGGGCGATCGACGAACTGGCCCGTGCCTTTCTGGTCGCCGCCGATGGCCGCGCCGCTCTGCTGCCCCGGCTGAAGCCGCTGGGCGATGTCGAGGCCGACGAGCTGATGCTGGCCGAGGCCGGTGATCCGGGGGCCGCTGCCGACATCCTGGCCCTGCCGCCGGCGATGTCGCCGCTGGCCCGGCGGATGCGGCTGGCGCGGCTGATCGAACGCTGGAGCGCGCGCGATCATGGCCAGAGCCTGACGCTGGACGAGGCGACCCGGCTGGCCGATGCCCTGGCCCGCCTGCTCGATGAGGCGCTGGTCGAGGATGTCGACCTTGCCCGGCTCGACCGGCTGGTGCCCGAGGCCCTGGCCCGGCACTGGCAGGAGGTGCTGGCCTTCGTCGACATCATCCGCCGTTTCTGGCCCGAGATCCTGGCCGAGTCCGGTGCGATCGACGCCATCGACCGCCGCAACCGGCTGTTGCGCGCCGAGGCCGCCCGGCTTGCGGCCGAGCCACCCGCGGACCCGGTGATCATCGCCGGATCGACCGGCAGCCAGGCGGCCACACGGGCGCTGATCCGGGCGGTGGCCGGTCTGCCCCAGGGCGCCGTGGTTCTGCCGGCGCTGGACGAGACCCCGGATGCCGACACCCTGGTGGCGATCCGCCAGGATCCGACCCATCCGCAAAATGCCCTGACCCGGCTGGTCGACGAGCTGGGGCTGACCGCCGCGGCCATACCGGTATGGCCGGCGGTGACCCGCGACCAGATCCGCGCCGGTCGCGACCGCCGCATCCTGCTGGCCGAGGCTTTCCGCCCGGCCGAGACCACCGACCGCTGGGCCAACCTGTCGGTGGTGGGACCGACGTCGCTGGACGGGCTGGACCGGCTGGACGCGGCCGATCCGCGTGCCGAGGCAACGGCGATCGCGGTCGCCATGCGGGCTGTGCTCCAGACCCCTGAGCAGACCGCGATCCTGGTCACCCCCGACCGCCGGCTGGCGCGGCGGGTGACCGGCGAGCTGCGCCGCTGGGGCCTGAACCTCGATGACAGCGCCGGCCGGCCGCTGATGGCGAGCGGGCCGGCGGTGTTTCTGGATCTGATCGCCCGGGCCGCCGCCGAGCGGCTGGCGCCGGTGCCGCTGCTGGCGCTGGTCAAGCATCCGCTGGCGGCGGGCGGCCTGCCGCCAGGGCAGTTTCGCGCCGGCGGCCGGTTGCTGGAACGAACCCTGCTGCGCGGCCCCAGGCCAGCCCCCGGTATGGCCGGGCTGCGCGCGGCGCTGGATGGCGCGCTGGCGGATACCGGCGCCCGCGATCATGGCCGCATCCAGGCCGTGGCCGCGACGCTCGGACCCTGGATCGAGCGGCTGGACGAACGCATCGGCGATTTCGCGGCGATGATGACCGATGGCGAGGCAGGGTTCGACGAGTTGCTGGATGCCCATGTCGCCGCCGCCGAAGCCCTGGCCGAGACCGGCGCCGCCGATCTGGCCGCCACCGCCGCTGCCGCCACCACCGCCACCATCGCCGACGACATCACCCCGGCCCTGGCCCAGACCGGCGCCGAGCGGCTGTGGCGCGGCGAGGCCGGCGAGGCGCTGATGCAGGCGCTGGCGGAATTGCGCGACGAGGCGGGCATTCTGGGGGCGATACCGGTCAGCCGCTATCCCGCCCTGCTGTCGGCGCTGCTGTCGGATCGCACGCTTCGGCCGCGCTGGCGCAGCCATCCCCGGCTTCAGGTGCTGGGGCCGCTGGAAGCCCGGCTGCTATCGGCCGATCTGGTCATTCTGGGCGGGGCCAACGAAGGCGGCTGGCCGCGCGATCCCGGCCCCGACCCCTGGCTGAGTCCGGCCATGCGCCGGCAGGCGGGTTTCCCGCCGGCCGAACGCCGCACCGGCCTTGCCGCCCACGACATGTGGTCGCAACTGGCGGCGCCGCGGGTGCTGGTCACCCGTTCGGCCAAGGTCGACGGCACGCCCACCGTGCCGTCGCGCTGGCTGCTGCGGCTGGATGCGGTGATCGCGGGGGCCGGCCTTACCCGTGCGGATAGCGCCGCCCGCGCGGCGCTGCCCTATGCCGGCTGGGCGCGGTCGCTGGATGTGGTGGCCCCGGCCGTCCGGCCGGGGCCACCGGCACCCTGTCCGCCGGTCGACAGGCGGCCGCGCCGGCTGTCGGTCACCCAGATCGAAACCCTGATGCGCGACCCTTACGCGGTCTATGCCCGCCATGTGCTGGGGCTGGAGGCGCTGGACCCGGTGGATGCCGATCCGGGGGCTGCCGAGCGCGGCCGCTTCATCCATGCGGTGCTGGACCGGTTCGTGCGCGAGGTGTCGCGGGCGCCCGCGCCTATGCCCGTGGATGCCGAGGCCCGGCTGCTGAATCTGGGCCGGGCGGTGACCGCCGATCTGCGGCTGCCGCCGGCGGTGATCGCCTTCTGGTGGCCGCGGTTCGAACGCATCGCCCGCTGGTTCGTGGGGGTGGAGCGGGCGCGTCGGACCGGTCTTGCGGCCAGTCATACCGAGATCCGCGGATCGGTCGTTCTGGACGCACCGGGCGGACCGTTCCGCCTGACCGCGGTGGCCGACCGCATCGACCGGTTCGCCGATGGCAGTTTCGCGATCCTGGACTACAAGACCGGCAGCCCCCCCAGCGGCCGCGACATCCAGCGCGGCATTGCGCCGCAATTGCCGCTGGAAGCCCTGATCCTGGACCGGGGCGGGTTCGACGGCATCCCCGCTGCCACCGTGTCGGAACTGGCCTTCTGGCGGCTGTCGGGGCGTCGTCCGGCCGGGGCGGAGATCCAGGTGTTGAAGCCGGGCCAGACCGCCGACGCGCTGATCGCTGAACACGGCGCCGGCTTTCAGCGGCTGATCGCCACCTTCGATCGCCCCGATCACCCCTATATGGCCCGGCCGCGGGCCTGGGCGGCGCCGCGCTATTCCGATTACGTCCATCTGGCCCGGGTCAAGGAATGGCAGGCCGGCGACGATAGCGGCGAGGAGGGCTGA
- the trxA gene encoding thioredoxin TrxA, protein MAIATVTDSSFEQDVLKSETPVLVDYWAEWCGPCRMIAPALEDLSKEFDGKLTVAKLNIDHNPQTPSKYGVRGIPTLMVFKGGQIAATKVGALPKSELAKWIQSVVG, encoded by the coding sequence ATGGCCATCGCGACCGTCACCGACAGCTCGTTCGAGCAGGACGTGCTGAAGTCCGAAACGCCCGTCCTGGTCGATTACTGGGCCGAGTGGTGCGGCCCGTGCCGGATGATCGCCCCGGCGCTGGAGGATCTGTCGAAGGAATTCGATGGCAAGCTCACCGTCGCCAAGCTGAACATCGACCACAACCCGCAGACCCCGTCGAAATACGGGGTGCGCGGCATCCCGACCCTGATGGTGTTCAAGGGCGGTCAGATCGCGGCCACCAAGGTCGGCGCGCTGCCGAAGAGCGAACTGGCCAAGTGGATCCAGTCGGTCGTCGGCTGA
- the tsaE gene encoding tRNA (adenosine(37)-N6)-threonylcarbamoyltransferase complex ATPase subunit type 1 TsaE, whose product MTAPSGNRPCRSLDTGGAGGSPRPIRLAREADTTAFARGLAPVLRDGGMVLLDGDLGAGKTAFARALIRSLAGADIDVPSPTFTLVQSYALDGVEVTHADLYRIDDPDEIDELGLEDAAAGGLVLVEWPERAGGRLDRDALRLRFSIADDGARVVTIDAPGDWTARLGRHTCELPADDAGDAEAPDASGPSAPSRNDR is encoded by the coding sequence ATGACAGCACCATCCGGGAATAGGCCCTGCCGGTCGCTCGACACCGGCGGTGCCGGCGGTTCGCCGCGGCCGATCCGCCTTGCGCGTGAGGCGGATACCACGGCGTTTGCCCGCGGGCTGGCGCCGGTTCTGCGCGATGGCGGCATGGTGCTGCTGGATGGTGATCTGGGGGCCGGCAAGACCGCCTTTGCCCGTGCGCTGATCCGCAGCCTCGCCGGCGCCGACATCGATGTCCCGAGCCCGACCTTCACCCTGGTGCAGAGCTATGCGCTCGACGGCGTCGAGGTCACCCATGCCGATCTCTACCGCATCGACGATCCCGACGAGATCGACGAACTGGGGCTGGAGGATGCCGCAGCCGGCGGTCTGGTGCTGGTGGAATGGCCTGAGCGTGCCGGTGGCCGGCTGGATCGCGACGCGCTCAGGCTCCGTTTCTCCATCGCCGATGATGGCGCGCGCGTGGTCACGATCGATGCGCCGGGCGACTGGACGGCGCGGCTCGGGCGTCATACCTGTGAACTTCCCGCGGATGATGCCGGTGATGCTGAGGCACCCGATGCGTCCGGCCCATCCGCCCCGTCACGGAATGATCGATGA